A portion of the Bactrocera neohumeralis isolate Rockhampton chromosome 2, APGP_CSIRO_Bneo_wtdbg2-racon-allhic-juicebox.fasta_v2, whole genome shotgun sequence genome contains these proteins:
- the LOC126767782 gene encoding uncharacterized protein LOC126767782, giving the protein MSKQTAALVTCEQFKLFLRENFQDFDDLINFSAVRALDDGENYITTIIRICADIKLKDTSLQRVQLILKIPLKVNETKENENNEEKVPSSADDYHELFVTESDMYDNIVPELEELCANFDNKLHFKPKQYRFAHELTCNYILLEDLQERGFENAPRREGLNEEHTKAVLAKLAQWHAASAKRVEIRGDYPEEYVNSYFSQQNLPFIENMNAAFNEPFAQCLESYDLLLPEKEVILSYMKNMNELYLKFGNIDAQAFNVLNHGDFWINNIMFRHSEDDEETVQEVLFVDFQLPKYGSFAMDVFCFLMTSPQWNIKLKNFDNFINFYHTELIRNLKTLNYMRPIPTLEQINAQLEKYGLWAFVCVQRMLAVALLDPHENSNIETFMSNNEAGKAFKKRMFYNPKYVQQVKEILPWLIEKNYMHYMTQIS; this is encoded by the exons ATGAGCAAACAAACTGCAGCTTTGGTGACATGTGAacaatttaaactttttctcCGTGAGAATTTCCAAGATTTTGATGATCTTATAAACTTTTCTGCAGTTCGAGCCTTAGATGACGGCGAAAACTATATTACTACGATTATAAGAATTTGTGCCGATATAAAGCTGAAAG ATACAAGCCTCCAACGGGTGCAACTCATACTAAAAATTCCGCTGAAGGTTAATGAAACAAAGGAGAACGAAAACAACGAAGAGAAAGTGCCATCGTCAGCTGATGATTATCATGAATTATTTGTCACCGAATCGGATATGTACGACAACATCGTGCCAGAGCTAGAGGAGTTATGTGCAAATTTCGATAACAAATTGCATTTCAAACCAAAACAATATCGTTTTGCTCACGAACTAACTTGCAATTATATTCTTCTGGAAGATCTTCAGGAGAGAGGATTCGAAAATGCACCAAGGCGAGAGGGTCTCAACGAAGAGCATACTAAAGCGGTGCTTGCAAAGTTGGCGCAGTGGCATGCTGCTTCCGCTAAGAGAGTTGAAATAAGAGGCGATTACCCAGAAGAGTATGTAAACAGCTACTTCTCACAGCAGAATTTGCcctttattgaaaatatgaatgCTGCATTCAATGAGCCGTTTGCTCAATGTTTGGAGAGCTATGATTTGCTGCTTCCTGAAAAGGAGGTCATT TTGAGTTACATGAAAAACATGaatgaattatatttaaaatttggcaATATCGATGCACAAGCCTTTAATGTTCTTAACCACGGCGACTTTTGGATAAATAACATAATGTTTCGACACAGCGAAGATGACGAAGAGACAGTTCAGGAGGTGCTTTTCGTTGATTTTCAGCTACCCAAGTATGGAAGTTTCGCAATGGATGTATTTTGCTTTTTGATGACTTCGCCACAATGGaacattaaattgaaaaattttgacaatttcataaatttctatCATACCGAGCTGATTCGAAACTTGAAAACCTTAAATTACATGAGACCAATACCTACACTCGAGCAGATAAATGCTCAACTGGAAAAGTATGGTTTGTGGG CTTTTGTTTGTGTTCAACGGATGCTTGCAGTGGCTTTACTAGATCCCCATGAAAATTCCAACATTGAAACTTTCATGAGCAATAATGAGGCgggaaaagcttttaaaaaacgCATGTTTTATAATCCCAAATATGTTCAGCAAGTGAAAGAAATCTTGCCGTGGCTAATAGAGAAGAATTACATGCATTATATGACACAGATCTCATAA
- the LOC126757315 gene encoding uncharacterized protein LOC126757315 has protein sequence MSTVQSIWLNETFLTRLLQQNVKGFRKISNFNCQWRNPRNFSYSIKIEIQLEDGKLRTGQYVLKAQPSEEMNSSDALTREFFMYTELTPAFEQLYAKVFRDVKFSQTVQSFYQGLNEGSIKECILLEDALSKGYRNASSPEGLDVMHIESALKKLAAFHAASAVYASNHHVALFRQFRQRFQTSTSDQNHGSALLIERDVVLNRKFIEGLRFYDMREYQDKIRSFAKSLEQQKQLSAPYDVSDFNVLLYGNCWPNNFLFSYDAFGNIKDVLFTNFTNCQWGSPAIDLLALLLSACLANKISKFDYFVKVYHDELCLNLKLLGYNKDPPTLTGLHLAILKFYWWGFEVIQKILPAVMLSFGVSEFHLNEAIICNQELNRVFINEAYANPRYAKEIAAILPWMENRGFLEE, from the exons ATGTCCACAGTACAATCGATTTGGTTAAATGAGACATTCTTAACTCGTCTGCTACAGCAAAATGTAAAAGGttttcgcaaaatttcaaatttcaattgcCAATGGAGGAACCCACGTAACTTTTCCTACTCcattaaaatcgaaattcaGTTAGAAG ATGGAAAATTACGAACAGGTCAATACGTGCTCAAGGCTCAACCGTCTGAGGAAATGAATAGTTCAGACGCATTAACTAGAGAATTTTTCATGTATACCGAGTTGACGCCAGCCTTTGAGCAGCTCTATGCAAAAGTTTTTAGGGACGTTAAATTTTCACAAACTGTACAATCATTTTACCAGGGATTAAATGAAGGATCTATAAAAGAATGTATTCTATTAGAAGACGCACTTTCAAAGGGTTACCGGAATGCCAGCAGCCCTGAGGGGCTTGATGTTATGCACATTGAATCTGCTTTGAAAAAACTGGCTGCTTTCCATGCAGCATCTGCTGTTTATGCATCCAATCATCACGTCGCTTTATTTAGACAGTTTAGACAACGTTTTCAAACTAGCACTTCTGACCAGAACCATGGAAGCGCTTTGCTCATTGAGCGCGATGTAGTACTAAATcgtaaatttattgaaggacTTCGCTTTTACGACATGCGTGAATACCAGGATAAGATT AGGTCTTTCGCAAAATCCCTCGAGCAGCAGAAGCAGTTAAGCGCTCCTTATGATGTCAGCGACTTCAATGTTCTATTGTACGGCAATTGTTGGCCAAACAATTTTCTCTTCAGCTACGACGCTTTTGGCAATATAAAAGATGTATTATTCACTAACTTTACAAACTGTCAGTGGGGCTCACCTGCGATTGACCTGCTCGCTCTGCTGCTATCAGCTTGCTTGGCAAATAAGATAAGCAAATTTGATTATTTCGTCAAAGTGTATCACGATGAGTTGTGCTTAAACTTGAAGTTACTGGGGTATAATAAAGACCCGCCAACGTTAACGGGCCTACATCTGGCTATATTAAAGTTCTATTGGTGGG GTTTTGAAGTGATCCAAAAAATTCTGCCAGCTGTGATGCTGTCGTTTGGCGTTAGCGAGTTCCACTTAAATGAAGCCATAATATGCAACCAAGAGCTAAATAGGGTATTTATCAATGAAGCTTATGCGAATCCCCGGTATGCCAAGGAAATTGCTGCGATTTTGCCTTGGATGGAAAATCGAGGCTTCCTAGAGGAATGA